The genomic DNA TCGGACGTTATGGTTGCGGGAGAACAGGTTGCCGGGGTCGTAACGGCGCTTGACCGCCGCAAGCCGCCGGTAGGTCCGCGGTGGGTAGATCGCGGCCACGTCTTCCTGAGTGGCGGAGGCGAGGAAGTTGGCGTAGGCCCCGTTGACACGGGGTGCGAGCCTCGCCCAGATCGCCTCCAGGGCCGGACGGGCGGCCTGGACGAGCGGCTCCGGCCCCGCGGTGGTGGTCACGAACATCAGCTCCGCCTGGCGGTGGGCGTAAGCGGTGGCATCGCTCGGGACCCGGGAGACCGCGCCGCCCACGCTGCGGACGGCGATGAACGGTGATCCCTGTGATGCCCCGACCTCGGCGAGCATCCCAAGGACCTCGCGCACCGATCCAGCCTCGACGAACGCGCTGCGGGTGAGCAGTCGGATGCCGGGCGGCGCGGCCTGGCCGTCGACGAGGATGTCCGCGTAGGGCTGGAGCGTGACGCTGTCGCTCACTACCGTGCCCAGAGCGCGGATCGGGTCGATGGCCTTCGCGGCCAACTCGGGATCATCGCCGTCGAAGGCGACCTGGATCTCCATCGGCGCGTCGGGGCCTCCCGCGAAGGGGTTGGCAAAGCTCACGATGGAGGTCAGCTCTTCTGGAGCGGTTCGCAGGTAGGCCGCCCAGCCCTGGAGCACTCCGGCCAGTTCCGCGGCCGGGAAGGTGATCATGCCGTAGAAGACGTCGGTCGTCGGGTGCGCCGCCAGCTCGAAGGCGGTCACGACGCCGAAGTTGCCGCCGCCCCCGCGAAGCGCCCAGAACAGCTCC from Streptosporangium sp. NBC_01756 includes the following:
- a CDS encoding FAD-binding oxidoreductase codes for the protein MNAPLATLRRDFGGDIIEPGTADYDGASRSMLVSGSPAYVLRPTSVADVQAGVRFATDADLVLSVRGGGHAFAGFSTNDDGVVIDLGKFTNVVVIDKERHVVRIGGGATWGQVADALAPQGLAISSGDTRSVGVGGLTLSGGIGWKVRKYGLALDNMVAAEVVTATGEMLRASAEENSELFWALRGGGGNFGVVTAFELAAHPTTDVFYGMITFPAAELAGVLQGWAAYLRTAPEELTSIVSFANPFAGGPDAPMEIQVAFDGDDPELAAKAIDPIRALGTVVSDSVTLQPYADILVDGQAAPPGIRLLTRSAFVEAGSVREVLGMLAEVGASQGSPFIAVRSVGGAVSRVPSDATAYAHRQAELMFVTTTAGPEPLVQAARPALEAIWARLAPRVNGAYANFLASATQEDVAAIYPPRTYRRLAAVKRRYDPGNLFSRNHNVRPQ